One region of Terricaulis silvestris genomic DNA includes:
- a CDS encoding type II secretion system F family protein: protein MDPALIAAVLAFVAIGGAGFVLAPGNHQPATATKRVKAVAGGPKVDRRKQAVEVAALKRRQSTQEALKEMANNEKQSRRRRFSIKGQIAQAGITLTPTMFWMMAAGLGAVLALIGLLVQGPIGAAMGFFVGLLGIPRWVLGMLVSGRQKKFGNQLADAIDVIVRGVKSGLPLNQCLRIIAAESPEPLASEFKALCDSQSMGVPLDQGMARLYDHMPLPEVNFFSIVLIIQQKTGGNLSESLGNLSTVLRSRKLMKEKVKALSAEAKASAMIIGALPLIVMGMVYFTRPAYISILFIEPTGHLILLGSAALMSTGIFVMHKMVNFKF from the coding sequence ATGGATCCGGCGCTCATCGCCGCTGTACTCGCGTTTGTCGCCATCGGCGGCGCTGGGTTCGTACTCGCCCCCGGCAATCATCAGCCGGCGACGGCGACCAAACGGGTCAAGGCTGTCGCGGGCGGGCCAAAAGTCGACCGGCGCAAGCAGGCCGTCGAGGTGGCGGCGCTGAAGCGGCGCCAATCGACGCAAGAAGCGCTGAAAGAGATGGCCAACAACGAGAAGCAGTCGCGGCGGCGGCGCTTTTCGATCAAGGGCCAGATCGCCCAGGCCGGCATCACCCTGACGCCGACGATGTTCTGGATGATGGCGGCCGGCCTCGGCGCTGTGCTGGCCCTTATCGGTTTGCTTGTTCAAGGTCCGATCGGCGCCGCGATGGGCTTCTTCGTCGGCTTGCTCGGCATTCCGCGCTGGGTGCTCGGCATGCTGGTCAGCGGACGTCAGAAGAAGTTCGGCAATCAACTCGCGGACGCCATCGACGTCATCGTGCGCGGCGTCAAATCCGGCCTGCCGCTCAATCAATGCTTGCGCATCATCGCCGCGGAAAGCCCCGAGCCGCTGGCGAGTGAGTTCAAGGCGCTGTGCGATTCCCAATCGATGGGCGTGCCGCTCGATCAAGGCATGGCGCGGCTCTACGATCACATGCCGTTGCCGGAGGTGAACTTCTTCTCGATCGTGCTGATCATCCAACAGAAGACGGGCGGCAACCTCTCGGAATCGCTGGGCAACCTCTCAACCGTGCTGCGTTCGCGCAAGCTGATGAAGGAGAAGGTCAAAGCACTTTCCGCGGAAGCGAAAGCCTCGGCCATGATTATCGGCGCGCTGCCGCTGATTGTCATGGGAATGGTCTATTTCACGCGCCCTGCCTACATCTCGATTCTGTTCATCGAGCCCACGGGCCACCTCATCCTGCTTGGTAGCGCGGCGCTGATGTCGACCGGCATCTTCGTCATGCACAAGATGGTCAACTTCAAATTCTGA
- a CDS encoding type II secretion system F family protein, with protein sequence MDIVDTLTDPLNVAGALAAMACFGTVVTLAAPAMSENKLGSRLKEVAKKREELRKRSRADLAKGVGSLQHKDANSFAKNLVNKLNLQKALADDTLTEKLIRSGLRGNAAQTMFYFYRAALPVGFGIAALVYIVTLGADLALHMKAAAVVGGIALGFYAPNLYLKNLADTRRTKIMEAFPDSLDMMLICVESGMSVEMAMQRVGQEIAPASVELAEEFALTTAELSYLPERRMAYENLARRTAHPGVKAVAMALTQAEKYGTPVGQALRVMAKENRDLRLAEAEKKAASLPPKLTVPMIVFFLPVLFAVIIGPAMIQVSQMLAERG encoded by the coding sequence ATGGACATCGTCGATACCCTCACCGATCCTCTGAACGTCGCAGGCGCCCTCGCCGCGATGGCCTGCTTCGGCACCGTGGTGACGCTGGCGGCGCCGGCGATGTCGGAGAACAAACTTGGCTCGCGGCTGAAGGAAGTGGCGAAGAAGCGCGAAGAGCTGCGCAAACGCTCGCGTGCGGACCTGGCTAAGGGCGTAGGCTCGCTGCAGCACAAGGACGCGAACTCGTTCGCCAAGAACCTCGTCAACAAGCTCAATCTGCAGAAGGCGCTCGCTGACGACACGCTGACCGAGAAGCTGATCCGCTCGGGCCTTCGCGGCAACGCCGCGCAGACCATGTTCTATTTCTACCGCGCGGCGTTGCCGGTCGGCTTCGGTATCGCGGCGCTGGTCTACATTGTCACGCTGGGCGCCGACCTTGCGCTTCATATGAAGGCGGCCGCCGTGGTTGGCGGCATCGCGTTGGGCTTCTACGCACCGAACCTCTATTTGAAGAACCTCGCCGACACCCGCCGCACCAAGATCATGGAGGCGTTTCCGGACAGCCTCGACATGATGCTGATCTGCGTCGAGAGCGGCATGTCTGTCGAAATGGCGATGCAGCGCGTCGGCCAGGAAATCGCCCCCGCCTCCGTCGAACTGGCGGAAGAGTTCGCGCTGACGACGGCTGAACTCTCGTACCTACCAGAGCGCCGCATGGCGTACGAAAACCTGGCGCGCCGCACCGCGCACCCTGGCGTCAAGGCTGTCGCGATGGCGCTGACGCAAGCTGAGAAGTACGGCACGCCCGTTGGTCAGGCGCTGCGCGTTATGGCCAAGGAGAACCGCGATCTGCGTTTGGCGGAAGCCGAGAAGAAGGCCGCGTCGCTGCCGCCGAAGCTCACGGTGCCGATGATCGTGTTCTTCCTGCCGGTGCTATTCGCCGTCATCATCGGCCCGGCAATGATCCAAGTCAGCCAAATGCTGGCCGAGCGCGGCTAA
- a CDS encoding tetratricopeptide repeat protein: MPPISRLAATLLALSALAACASTGGGASADATATLNSGAGVDREARQRVGREDMLTQMAFWAGEYQTFPNDLEAAQRFSESLRRGGRTDRAVTIAAEALGRFPEDRQLLTTYGLAQISLGRAHEALRPLALVAQAEPQNWRVRSALGAALDQLGRFTEARAAYQEALVIEPNNARVLTNMGVSHIMAGEPETAETLLRQASDIRGAPPEARQNLAISLALQGKFAEAEQIERVDLPPQQAAANIAYLRGLLSDPRRWGDVGRSR; the protein is encoded by the coding sequence ATGCCCCCAATATCCCGTCTCGCCGCAACACTGCTTGCGCTCTCGGCTCTTGCCGCCTGCGCCAGCACTGGCGGGGGCGCTTCCGCTGACGCCACGGCGACGCTCAACTCCGGTGCGGGCGTCGATCGCGAGGCGCGCCAACGCGTAGGCCGCGAAGACATGCTGACGCAAATGGCGTTCTGGGCCGGCGAGTATCAGACCTTCCCGAACGATCTCGAAGCCGCGCAGCGTTTCTCCGAAAGTCTGCGCAGGGGCGGCCGCACGGATCGCGCTGTGACCATCGCCGCGGAAGCCCTGGGCCGCTTCCCCGAGGACCGCCAGCTGCTCACCACGTACGGGTTGGCGCAGATCTCTCTCGGGCGCGCCCACGAAGCGCTGCGCCCTCTAGCGCTTGTTGCGCAAGCAGAGCCCCAGAACTGGCGCGTGCGTTCGGCGTTGGGCGCGGCGCTCGATCAGCTCGGCCGCTTCACCGAAGCGCGCGCCGCCTACCAGGAAGCGCTGGTGATCGAACCCAACAACGCGCGCGTGCTCACCAATATGGGCGTCTCCCACATCATGGCCGGCGAACCGGAAACCGCGGAGACATTGCTGCGCCAAGCCTCGGACATTCGCGGTGCGCCGCCGGAAGCGCGCCAGAACCTGGCGATCTCGCTCGCACTGCAAGGCAAGTTCGCCGAAGCCGAGCAGATCGAGCGCGTTGATCTCCCGCCACAGCAAGCGGCCGCGAACATCGCTTATTTGCGCGGCCTGCTCAGTGACCCGCGCCGCTGGGGCGACGTCGGCCGCTCGCGCTAA
- a CDS encoding leucyl aminopeptidase family protein translates to MTDLPFLTDAATATVPIHAMRTGEWRDWIERHAENLRRLAAAHDFQAQNGRILLVPATDGSIERVLFGIGDKANVTAMGALAQHLPSGDYRIAAAPRDFTATAVAIAWGLGGYVFDRYKKRKRPAPRLAPPEGADMADAARIVRASWLARDLVNTPTNDMGPEALHAVAESVARDHGARFEAIVGDDLLAQNYPLIHAVGRAAAQAPRLLHLSWGDAGAPRLAIVGKGVCFDTGGLDIKPSAGMRLMKKDMGGAAHALALAQIVMEAKLNVRLELFLPVVENSIAGDAFRPGDVIPSRKGPTVEIDNTDAEGRLILADALTRACEDEPALLLDYATLTGAARTALGPDIPPFFSNDDVLASEFAQASADTSDPIWRMPLWDAYEGDMDSGIADLKNTGDGAFAGAIYAALFLRRFVSVSAWAHFDVFAWAPKEKPSRPAGGEAQALRASWAVIKKRFAA, encoded by the coding sequence ATGACCGACCTCCCCTTCCTGACCGACGCCGCGACGGCGACAGTTCCGATCCACGCCATGCGCACGGGCGAGTGGCGCGACTGGATCGAGCGTCACGCCGAAAACCTGCGACGTCTCGCGGCGGCGCATGACTTCCAGGCGCAGAACGGGCGCATCCTGCTCGTTCCGGCAACTGACGGTTCGATCGAGCGCGTGCTGTTCGGGATTGGCGACAAAGCCAACGTGACGGCCATGGGCGCGCTCGCGCAGCATTTGCCGAGCGGCGATTACCGCATCGCCGCCGCACCGCGAGATTTCACCGCCACCGCCGTCGCGATCGCTTGGGGTTTGGGCGGCTACGTGTTCGACCGCTACAAGAAGCGCAAGCGCCCGGCGCCGCGGCTCGCGCCGCCGGAGGGCGCGGACATGGCGGACGCGGCGCGCATCGTGCGCGCCTCCTGGCTGGCGCGCGATCTCGTCAACACGCCAACCAACGACATGGGACCGGAGGCGTTGCACGCCGTGGCTGAATCCGTCGCGCGAGACCATGGCGCAAGGTTTGAAGCCATCGTCGGCGATGACTTGCTGGCGCAGAACTATCCCTTGATCCACGCGGTCGGCCGCGCGGCGGCGCAAGCCCCGCGTTTGCTGCATCTCTCGTGGGGTGACGCCGGCGCGCCGCGCCTCGCGATCGTTGGCAAAGGCGTGTGCTTCGACACTGGCGGGCTCGACATCAAGCCGTCCGCGGGTATGCGGCTGATGAAGAAAGACATGGGCGGCGCGGCGCACGCACTGGCGCTGGCGCAGATCGTGATGGAAGCGAAACTCAATGTGCGGCTGGAGCTGTTCTTGCCGGTGGTCGAGAATTCCATTGCCGGTGATGCCTTTCGCCCCGGCGACGTGATCCCCTCGCGCAAGGGACCGACAGTCGAGATCGACAACACGGACGCGGAGGGACGCTTGATCCTTGCCGATGCGCTCACGCGCGCGTGTGAGGACGAGCCTGCTCTGTTGCTTGACTACGCGACGCTGACAGGCGCCGCGCGCACGGCGTTGGGGCCGGACATTCCGCCATTTTTCTCAAACGATGACGTGCTCGCATCAGAGTTCGCGCAAGCTTCAGCTGACACCAGCGATCCGATTTGGCGGATGCCGCTGTGGGACGCCTACGAAGGCGACATGGATTCGGGCATCGCGGATCTGAAGAATACCGGCGATGGCGCGTTCGCCGGCGCGATCTACGCGGCGCTGTTCCTGCGCCGATTCGTCAGCGTTTCAGCGTGGGCGCATTTCGATGTTTTCGCCTGGGCGCCCAAGGAAAAGCCAAGCCGTCCCGCTGGCGGCGAAGCGCAAGCGCTGCGCGCCAGCTGGGCGGTGATCAAGAAGCGCTTCGCTGCGTGA
- a CDS encoding DUF6768 family protein produces MTNIDSAIRDALSKEDAEFLARFEDNNPIGEALGTFSGRWGAMNILAVVMSFALFCVFAYCAWSALTASDVRATVIWSTGAIWASLAVAMLKIYFFMEMNKNVVLREVKRLELQIARAASRDAA; encoded by the coding sequence ATGACCAATATCGATAGCGCCATCCGCGACGCGCTTTCAAAGGAAGACGCGGAATTTCTCGCCCGCTTTGAGGACAACAATCCGATCGGCGAAGCGCTCGGTACGTTCAGCGGGCGTTGGGGGGCAATGAACATCCTTGCTGTGGTCATGAGCTTCGCTCTGTTCTGCGTGTTCGCGTACTGCGCGTGGAGTGCCCTCACTGCCAGCGATGTACGCGCGACCGTGATCTGGAGCACCGGCGCGATCTGGGCCTCACTCGCAGTCGCGATGCTGAAGATCTATTTCTTCATGGAGATGAACAAGAATGTCGTGTTGCGCGAAGTGAAGCGCCTCGAGCTTCAAATCGCGCGCGCTGCGTCGCGCGATGCGGCGTGA
- a CDS encoding RNA polymerase sigma factor, translated as MRRGLDQALDDYLVLLAQGGSREAFARLAARWTPKLLAFAARALGNAEVAKDVVQDTWEGAVRGLSRLDDPERFRAWIYAIAARKCADALRGKYRVARIAESAQAMGDLPPDAESDSNDRLDLRAAMKRLPPEQRIAVSLYFGEEMSVADIAAITGAPEGTVKSRLFAARKALRESLGAEQ; from the coding sequence GTGAGGCGCGGACTAGACCAGGCGCTCGACGATTACCTCGTCCTCCTCGCACAGGGCGGATCGCGCGAAGCGTTCGCCCGCCTGGCCGCACGCTGGACGCCGAAGCTGTTGGCATTCGCCGCGCGCGCTCTTGGAAACGCGGAGGTCGCGAAAGATGTGGTGCAGGATACCTGGGAAGGCGCCGTCCGCGGCTTGTCGCGGCTCGACGATCCTGAACGCTTTCGCGCCTGGATCTACGCCATCGCGGCACGCAAGTGCGCCGATGCGCTGCGCGGCAAGTACCGCGTCGCGCGGATCGCGGAGAGCGCGCAAGCGATGGGCGATCTGCCGCCGGACGCCGAGAGCGACAGCAATGATCGTCTCGATTTGCGCGCCGCCATGAAACGATTGCCGCCGGAGCAGCGCATCGCCGTCAGCCTCTATTTTGGTGAGGAAATGAGTGTCGCTGACATCGCCGCGATCACCGGTGCGCCGGAAGGCACGGTGAAGTCCCGATTGTTCGCCGCGCGCAAAGCGCTGCGTGAAAGTCTTGGAGCAGAGCAATGA
- a CDS encoding MarR family transcriptional regulator, with protein sequence MELGREQTEALDLWRRVTVTTVRSDAPDLTARQLAVLMTVRLQPAPHTVRGLASALNVGKPAITRALDTLSRLGFVQRRRDPKDGRNVFVERTEKGDAFLDMLGSTILGGEAPIQRPVQLAAVS encoded by the coding sequence ATGGAGCTCGGGCGCGAACAGACAGAAGCATTGGATTTGTGGCGTCGGGTTACCGTCACCACGGTGCGCTCGGACGCGCCAGACCTCACCGCACGCCAACTGGCCGTGCTGATGACGGTCCGGCTGCAGCCGGCGCCACACACGGTGCGGGGCCTGGCCTCGGCGCTGAACGTCGGCAAGCCGGCTATCACGCGGGCGCTGGATACGCTCTCGCGCCTGGGCTTCGTCCAGCGCCGCCGCGATCCGAAGGACGGCCGCAACGTGTTCGTCGAGCGCACCGAAAAGGGTGACGCATTCCTCGACATGCTGGGCTCGACGATCCTGGGCGGCGAAGCGCCTATCCAACGTCCGGTGCAGCTGGCCGCCGTTTCGTAA
- a CDS encoding c-type cytochrome → MSDLRNNSILGALLASVLGVMGVGVLAEGVIHPNYPETPGYLPEVSLETGGGPASPAGPPDFGRLFADEAQLTALVERGERVHAQCVSCHTFDAGGANGQGPNLHDVFGRPAASHAGYEYSEAMQGHGGNWDYLALNDFLRSPAATVRGTKMAFAGLRDDEERVAMIAYLRSISPNSVSLPAPLPEPAAEASEGVAPPEGEAAPAEANTPTAPG, encoded by the coding sequence ATGAGCGATCTCAGAAACAACTCGATTCTCGGCGCGTTGCTGGCGTCGGTTCTGGGCGTGATGGGCGTCGGCGTCCTCGCCGAGGGCGTGATCCATCCGAATTATCCCGAAACGCCCGGCTACTTACCGGAAGTGTCGCTCGAAACCGGCGGCGGCCCCGCCAGTCCAGCCGGCCCACCGGATTTCGGGCGCCTGTTCGCTGACGAAGCGCAGCTCACCGCCTTGGTCGAGCGCGGCGAGCGCGTGCACGCACAATGCGTTTCCTGCCATACCTTCGACGCCGGCGGCGCCAACGGCCAAGGCCCGAACCTCCACGACGTGTTCGGTCGCCCCGCCGCCAGCCACGCCGGTTACGAATATTCCGAAGCCATGCAGGGCCACGGCGGCAATTGGGATTATCTGGCGCTCAACGATTTCCTACGGTCGCCCGCTGCCACCGTGCGCGGCACCAAGATGGCGTTCGCGGGTCTCCGCGACGACGAAGAGCGCGTCGCGATGATCGCGTATTTGCGCTCGATTTCGCCGAACAGCGTGTCGCTGCCAGCGCCGTTGCCGGAGCCTGCGGCGGAAGCCTCCGAAGGCGTAGCGCCTCCGGAAGGCGAGGCGGCGCCGGCCGAAGCCAACACGCCCACCGCGCCGGGCTAA
- a CDS encoding 3-deoxy-manno-octulosonate cytidylyltransferase yields MNSVVVIPARMASTRLPGKPLADIHGKPMIAWMVEIGRAANAGPVLVAAAEEEIAEAALKAGANVTLTDPDLPSGSDRVHAALEAFDPERRFDVAVNLQGDMPTMRAADVARAVAALRAGADIATLVSPSNDPADRDNPNVVKAIRAADGRCLAFTRAAAPWGDGPVERHVGIYVYRRDALARFVAAPPSPLELREKLEQLRALEMGMTIMADAVEAFPKGVDSPADLDAARAALAAR; encoded by the coding sequence ATGAACTCCGTTGTCGTGATCCCCGCCCGCATGGCGTCGACCCGGCTGCCCGGTAAGCCGCTGGCCGATATCCACGGCAAGCCGATGATCGCCTGGATGGTTGAGATCGGCCGCGCCGCCAATGCCGGGCCGGTGCTGGTGGCGGCGGCGGAGGAAGAGATTGCGGAAGCGGCGCTGAAGGCCGGCGCAAACGTGACATTGACGGACCCGGATTTGCCGTCGGGCTCGGATCGTGTGCACGCGGCGCTCGAAGCGTTCGATCCAGAGCGACGCTTCGATGTCGCCGTGAACCTACAGGGCGACATGCCGACGATGCGCGCCGCCGATGTGGCGCGCGCGGTGGCGGCGCTGCGTGCGGGCGCGGACATCGCGACGCTGGTTTCGCCGTCGAACGATCCGGCCGATCGTGACAACCCCAATGTGGTCAAGGCGATCCGCGCTGCAGACGGTCGCTGTCTTGCTTTCACGCGCGCGGCCGCGCCTTGGGGTGACGGGCCGGTGGAGCGCCATGTCGGAATCTACGTTTACCGCCGCGATGCGCTGGCGCGCTTCGTCGCGGCGCCGCCCTCGCCGCTTGAGCTGCGCGAAAAGCTTGAACAATTGCGCGCGCTTGAGATGGGCATGACGATTATGGCTGACGCCGTGGAAGCGTTTCCCAAGGGCGTCGATAGCCCCGCCGATCTCGACGCCGCGCGCGCTGCTTTGGCCGCGCGCTAG
- a CDS encoding alpha/beta hydrolase, whose amino-acid sequence MSMTQSVESAILAQTRRGLRTLLAVPAARAAGLARVEDLEIAGPGGPLRARYYEAPDAEPAPLMVYFHGGGFICCDIDTHDSICSWLAKSSRGRVLSVGYRLAPESRFPGQIEDTRAACAWAFQNAQRLGAAPYKLVLAGDSAGAYLAATMTLEINRATPGAIALQVLLYPLVHIQDSLWSQEELRNFRFLGRVAVRYIARSLGGEALPSLLDVDLTAAPPTIVAGGGAMDPVRSDVKAFVDALRRAGVEVTEKKYPMLMHGGLNFTNYSKTATTALQEVGELVRAAFAR is encoded by the coding sequence ATGAGTATGACGCAATCCGTCGAGAGCGCGATTTTGGCGCAGACGCGCCGAGGCTTGCGTACGCTGCTCGCAGTCCCCGCCGCGCGCGCCGCCGGCTTGGCCCGCGTCGAAGATCTGGAAATTGCGGGTCCAGGCGGACCGCTGCGTGCTCGCTACTACGAGGCTCCCGACGCTGAGCCTGCGCCGCTGATGGTTTACTTCCACGGCGGCGGCTTCATCTGCTGCGATATCGACACGCACGATTCCATCTGCTCATGGCTAGCCAAGTCGTCGCGCGGTCGCGTGCTCTCCGTCGGCTATCGCCTCGCGCCGGAAAGCCGCTTTCCTGGTCAGATCGAAGACACCCGCGCTGCGTGCGCTTGGGCGTTTCAGAACGCACAACGCCTCGGCGCCGCGCCGTACAAGCTGGTGCTCGCCGGCGATTCCGCCGGCGCCTATCTCGCCGCGACGATGACGCTCGAGATCAATCGCGCGACGCCGGGCGCGATCGCTCTGCAAGTGCTGCTCTATCCCCTGGTGCACATACAGGACTCCCTGTGGTCGCAAGAGGAGCTACGCAACTTCCGCTTCCTCGGCCGCGTCGCCGTCCGCTACATCGCGCGCAGCCTGGGCGGAGAGGCGTTGCCGTCTCTGCTCGACGTTGATCTCACTGCCGCGCCGCCAACCATCGTCGCCGGCGGCGGCGCCATGGATCCTGTCCGTAGCGACGTGAAAGCCTTCGTCGATGCGCTCCGCCGCGCCGGAGTCGAGGTGACCGAGAAGAAGTATCCGATGCTGATGCACGGCGGCCTGAACTTCACGAACTATTCCAAAACCGCCACCACCGCGCTGCAGGAAGTCGGCGAACTGGTGCGCGCCGCCTTCGCCCGCTAA
- a CDS encoding prephenate dehydratase, with product MTDRISFQGEPGANSHLAAREAFPDLEPMPCASFEDAFAAVIEGSARYAMIPVENSVAGRVADVHHLIPESGLYIIGERFVPIRHQLLGLKDATLAGLTHVRSHPQALGQCRKELRALGVTAVKTADTAGAAREIAELGDARVGALASTLAGEIYGLKVLKADIADAPHNTTRFLVFSREEQNAALGAGPCMTSFIFRVRNVPAALFKAMGGFATNGVNMTKLESYLEGGGFSAAMFYAEIEGHPEENHVKLALEELAFFSSSLTMLGVYPADPFRRA from the coding sequence ATGACCGACCGCATTTCCTTTCAAGGTGAACCCGGCGCGAATTCGCACCTTGCCGCGCGCGAGGCCTTCCCCGATCTCGAGCCGATGCCATGCGCGAGCTTTGAGGACGCCTTTGCGGCCGTCATTGAGGGGTCAGCGCGCTATGCGATGATCCCGGTTGAGAATTCCGTGGCAGGACGCGTGGCCGATGTGCACCACCTCATTCCGGAAAGCGGTCTCTACATCATCGGCGAACGCTTTGTGCCGATCCGGCACCAGCTGCTTGGCTTGAAGGACGCGACGCTCGCGGGTCTCACCCACGTTCGCTCACATCCGCAAGCGCTTGGCCAATGCCGCAAGGAATTGCGCGCGCTTGGCGTGACGGCGGTGAAGACTGCAGACACAGCCGGCGCGGCGCGTGAAATCGCGGAGCTTGGCGATGCGCGCGTTGGGGCGTTGGCGTCCACGCTCGCGGGTGAAATTTATGGGCTGAAAGTGCTGAAGGCGGACATCGCCGACGCGCCACATAACACAACGCGCTTTCTGGTGTTCTCGCGGGAAGAGCAGAACGCCGCGCTCGGCGCCGGACCGTGCATGACCAGCTTCATCTTCCGCGTCCGCAACGTTCCAGCCGCGCTGTTCAAGGCAATGGGCGGTTTCGCCACCAACGGCGTGAACATGACGAAGCTTGAGAGCTATCTCGAAGGCGGCGGGTTCTCGGCGGCCATGTTCTACGCGGAGATCGAGGGCCATCCCGAGGAGAACCACGTGAAGCTGGCGCTGGAAGAACTGGCGTTCTTCTCTAGCTCGCTGACCATGCTCGGCGTTTATCCCGCGGACCCGTTCCGGCGGGCGTAA
- a CDS encoding sigma-70 family RNA polymerase sigma factor has translation MADEAHLRALLLQGLAGDDAAHRAFLTEAAGLLRAYFRNRLRGQAEDAEDLVQETLVALHTRRDTYDPNYPLTAWMYAIARYRLIDFLRRAKHRATAPLDGVEVGDIDPQFDASDAKRDVAVLLDKLPEKQRTAIRLVKLEDRSIKEAASQTGLSESDIKISIHRGLKTLMRLMGQEQTT, from the coding sequence TTGGCCGACGAAGCCCACCTCCGAGCCCTGCTGCTCCAGGGTCTCGCCGGCGACGACGCCGCGCATCGCGCGTTTCTAACGGAAGCGGCGGGGCTGCTGCGCGCCTATTTCCGCAACCGTCTGCGCGGACAGGCCGAGGACGCGGAGGACCTGGTGCAGGAAACCTTGGTCGCGCTGCATACGCGCCGCGACACTTACGATCCGAACTACCCCCTCACCGCCTGGATGTACGCGATCGCGCGCTACCGGCTGATCGACTTCCTACGCCGCGCCAAGCATCGCGCCACAGCGCCGTTGGATGGCGTCGAGGTTGGTGACATCGATCCGCAATTCGACGCGAGCGACGCCAAGCGCGATGTCGCGGTGTTGCTGGATAAGCTACCTGAAAAGCAAAGAACCGCGATCCGGCTGGTGAAGTTGGAAGACCGCAGCATCAAGGAAGCTGCGTCGCAAACCGGGCTCAGCGAATCCGACATCAAGATTTCCATTCATCGCGGCCTGAAGACGCTGATGCGGCTGATGGGCCAGGAGCAGACGACGTGA
- a CDS encoding NrsF family protein gives MKTDHLIDALARNVEPAEKPRWRMNLAITLLVGLVVAVALVAIGLGVRPDLGTARMPIMMKAMFSALAAAVVLPLALQLMKPGRPLGWRIGAVVAFVALCAVCVVVALMGEEPGERMAMWMGNGVPWCVVLIPVLAVPTAVLLVWLMRAFAPTRLTLTGAAIGALSGGVGAMAYAMYCPVDSAAFVMTWYVLGIALSAAIGALVGAKFLRW, from the coding sequence GTGAAGACCGATCACCTCATCGACGCGCTTGCGCGCAACGTCGAGCCGGCGGAGAAGCCGCGGTGGCGGATGAACCTCGCCATCACGCTGCTGGTTGGGCTGGTTGTCGCTGTTGCGCTGGTGGCGATTGGACTGGGCGTGCGACCCGATCTCGGCACAGCGCGCATGCCGATCATGATGAAGGCGATGTTCTCGGCGCTCGCTGCCGCCGTGGTGTTGCCGCTGGCGCTGCAGCTGATGAAGCCGGGGCGGCCGCTTGGGTGGCGGATCGGCGCGGTGGTGGCGTTTGTGGCGCTGTGCGCGGTTTGCGTTGTTGTTGCGCTGATGGGCGAAGAGCCGGGCGAGCGCATGGCGATGTGGATGGGCAACGGCGTGCCGTGGTGCGTCGTGCTGATCCCGGTTCTGGCTGTGCCGACGGCCGTGCTGCTGGTGTGGTTGATGCGCGCGTTTGCGCCGACGCGGCTGACGCTGACGGGCGCGGCGATTGGCGCTTTGTCGGGCGGCGTTGGCGCTATGGCCTACGCGATGTACTGCCCGGTCGATTCCGCGGCGTTCGTGATGACCTGGTACGTGCTGGGGATTGCGCTCAGCGCCGCCATCGGCGCGCTGGTTGGGGCGAAATTTCTGCGCTGGTAA
- a CDS encoding YHS domain-containing (seleno)protein, whose amino-acid sequence MRKLLAALAVSTVATFGVAAPAYADHAPVYTGLLSRVAVSGYDPVAYFTDGRPVRGTQQFTTTHGGYEYRFASVEHLAAFRANPARYVPQYGGYCAWAVSQGYTASADPTNWRIVDGKLYLNYNDEIQERWARDIPGHIRSANANWPSVLSR is encoded by the coding sequence ATGCGCAAACTGCTCGCCGCACTCGCCGTCTCGACCGTCGCCACATTCGGCGTCGCCGCGCCGGCCTACGCCGATCACGCGCCGGTTTATACCGGCCTGCTCTCCCGCGTCGCCGTCAGCGGCTACGATCCGGTGGCATACTTCACCGATGGCCGCCCGGTACGCGGCACGCAGCAATTCACCACCACGCATGGTGGCTATGAGTACCGCTTCGCCTCGGTTGAGCACTTGGCCGCGTTCCGCGCCAACCCGGCGCGCTACGTGCCGCAATACGGCGGATACTGCGCCTGGGCCGTGAGCCAGGGTTACACGGCGTCCGCCGACCCGACCAATTGGCGCATCGTCGATGGGAAGCTCTACCTCAACTACAACGACGAAATTCAGGAGCGCTGGGCACGCGACATCCCCGGTCACATCCGCAGCGCCAACGCCAACTGGCCGAGCGTGCTGAGCCGCTAG